CTCCAGTGAATGCGCCAGCAACTTCGGGATGAATATTTTGTGCTCCTACTACGATCGGGCAGTATCGCATAATCGAAGCAATTTTCTCGATAAATGGTGCCGGAGGAAAAACTGCAATATCAATTTTTTTGGCCGCAGATGAGTATTCAACAATAGAAGCTGCAAGCTCAGTTGCCGACTGCAGGGTTAAGTTCATTTTCCAATTGCCAGCAATGAAAAGGCGTCTTTTTTTATCCAATGTTTTTCCTTTCGGTTAAAACCTCGATGGCTGGTAATGGTTTACCTTCGAGAACTTTAAGCGAAGCTCCACCGCCAGTCGAGATATGAGTGACTCTGTCTTCCATCCCGTATTTCCTTGCCGCCGATGTTGTATCGCCACCTCCCAAAACTACAGTAGCGCCGTTTTCATATCGTTCGGCTAGTGATTTAAATATCTCGCGTGTGCCATGAGAGAATTTATCGACCTCGAACGCTCCCAGGGGGCCGTTCATAATAATTGTTTGTGCGCTTTCGAGTTGTTTCTTAAATCTAGCGATTGTATCAGGGCCGATGTCAGCTATAGTGAGATCTTCTGGTATGCTATCGTAAGAAGCAACTACCTTAGTTCCCTCCATACTAATTTTGTTGGAAACGATAGCATCGAGTGGTAAAAGAAGCTTACCGGAATTTGGTATCATCGAACCGGCTTTTTCGAGAATCTGGTGAGCGACGTCTATTTTGTCATGTTCGCAGAAAGATGAACCGGACATTACACCGAGGCTCTCGAAAAATGTGCAAGCCATAGGACCACCGATGAGTATCTCATCGCAACGGTCGAGAAGATATTCAACCATACCCAATTTGGAGGAGACTTTGATTCCTCCGATTATTGCAATAAATGGGCGCTTTGGGTTTGCAACGAGTCCCTCAAGCATCTCCATCTCACGAAGAACAAGATAGCCCAGCGCCGAAACAGGAACGAATTTGGCAACTGCCACCATGCTGGCATGTTTGCGATGAGTTGTTGCGAAGGCATCATCGATATATATATCTGCATCGCCAGCTAATTTCTGCGCAAAGACTTCATCGTTTTCCTCCTCGCCGGGATAGAACCTCAAATTCTCGAGTAAAATAACATCGCCGGGTTGAGCGGAAGCCCTCACTTCTTTGACCTTGAGACCAATGCAATCGTCAACAAATTTTACTTTGAGCCCAATAAGTTCACTTAGTCTTTCGGCTACTGGTCGAAGGCTTAAATCGGAGTTCCTACGGCCCTTGGGTCTGCCACAATGCGACAAAAGAAATACGATTCCGCCATCATCGATTATCTTGCGGATTGTCGGAAGTGTAGCTCTTATCCTGCCGTCGTCCTGAATAATCCCATTTTCGAGAGGGACATTATAATCCACTCTGATCAGAACACGCTTTCCCTTGCACGAGAGGTCTTCGATAGTGAGCTTGCTTAAGTATGACATTTTGCCCCTTTCTACAACATCATCTTTATCATATCCACTGCTCGGTTTGAGAATCCCCATTCATTATCATACCATGATAGGACTTTTATGA
This DNA window, taken from bacterium, encodes the following:
- a CDS encoding phosphoglycerate kinase, giving the protein MSYLSKLTIEDLSCKGKRVLIRVDYNVPLENGIIQDDGRIRATLPTIRKIIDDGGIVFLLSHCGRPKGRRNSDLSLRPVAERLSELIGLKVKFVDDCIGLKVKEVRASAQPGDVILLENLRFYPGEEENDEVFAQKLAGDADIYIDDAFATTHRKHASMVAVAKFVPVSALGYLVLREMEMLEGLVANPKRPFIAIIGGIKVSSKLGMVEYLLDRCDEILIGGPMACTFFESLGVMSGSSFCEHDKIDVAHQILEKAGSMIPNSGKLLLPLDAIVSNKISMEGTKVVASYDSIPEDLTIADIGPDTIARFKKQLESAQTIIMNGPLGAFEVDKFSHGTREIFKSLAERYENGATVVLGGGDTTSAARKYGMEDRVTHISTGGGASLKVLEGKPLPAIEVLTERKNIG